A window of the Candidatus Paraluminiphilus aquimaris genome harbors these coding sequences:
- a CDS encoding ParA family protein, translating into MKIIAIANQKGGVGKTTTSVNLAASLAQIDKRVLLVDMDPQGNATMSSGVEKNAVEFSILDLLLDEGDLEQCAIASPTGGFDVIPANGDLTAAEVELIDVDGKETRLKSGLAPGELRYDYVLIDCPPSLNMLTVNAMVACHSILITMQCEYFALEGLSALLNTIRRINETVNPDLEIEGILRTMYDPRNSLTTEVSEQLFSHFGDLVYRTVIPRNVRLAEAPSHGEPGIVYDRYSRGARAYMALAEEFSRRQ; encoded by the coding sequence ATGAAAATAATTGCCATAGCGAACCAAAAAGGTGGCGTGGGGAAAACAACGACCAGTGTTAACTTGGCTGCGTCGTTGGCACAGATCGATAAACGCGTACTGTTGGTCGATATGGATCCACAAGGCAACGCGACAATGTCCTCGGGCGTTGAAAAGAACGCGGTAGAGTTTTCGATTCTTGATCTACTCCTCGACGAGGGCGATCTTGAACAGTGCGCAATCGCATCGCCGACCGGCGGGTTTGATGTGATTCCTGCTAATGGTGATTTAACTGCGGCTGAAGTCGAACTGATAGATGTCGATGGGAAGGAAACACGATTAAAAAGCGGCTTAGCACCTGGGGAGCTCCGCTACGATTATGTGCTTATCGATTGTCCGCCCTCTCTGAACATGCTGACAGTCAATGCGATGGTGGCATGTCACTCGATTCTTATTACGATGCAGTGCGAATACTTTGCGTTAGAGGGTTTATCAGCACTGCTCAACACGATTCGTCGTATCAACGAAACGGTTAACCCGGACCTCGAAATAGAAGGTATTTTGAGAACCATGTACGACCCTAGAAACTCATTAACGACAGAAGTGTCTGAGCAGCTTTTCAGTCATTTTGGTGATTTGGTTTATCGCACGGTTATACCGCGTAATGTGCGGTTGGCCGAGGCACCAAGTCATGGTGAACCAGGTATTGTTTATGAT